Below is a genomic region from Azoarcus sp. KH32C.
CGTCCAATGGTACGGTCGGATCAAGGGACACCCGCCGGTCGTCCTCGTGCATGGCGAGCCGCAGGCGATGGACACGCTGCAGCAGCGACTGCAGGCGACGTTTCATTCACCGGTGACCGCCGCCAGCTTCATGCAGGTCGTTCCCCTGTAAGCAGCAGCCGGGCGAGCTAGCGCCACATCGCCCGCATGCGGGCGGCGAGATCGACGGCGGCGACCGGCGCGGCGGCGGCCCCGTCCTCGCCGGCCTTCGGCGGCGGCCAGGCCATGCTCTCGAAGTGCGACACGATCGAATTCGGGATGAAGCGGCTGCGGCTGCCATACACGTGACGGTCGCCCATGCGCGATTGGCCGGAGGTGTAGAAGCGCTGCGGCACGATGAGGTCGAGGTGGTCCTTCGCGCGCGTCATCGCGACGTAGAGCAGGCGCCGCTCTTCCTCGATCTCTTCGCTGCTGCCGGTCGCGAGATCCGACGGCAGGCAGCCGTCGACGACGTTGAGGATCGTCACCGCGGGCCACTCCTTGCCCTTTGCCGAATGGATCGTCGACAGGATCAGGTAGTCCTCGTCGAGGAGCGGCACGCCGGCCTGATCGCTCGTTGCATCGGGCGGATCGAGCGTGAGTTCGGTGAGGAAGCGTTCGAGGCCCGGGTAGGTCGCGGCGATGCGCGCGAGCTGGTCGATGTCGCCCTGGCGGATCGCGGCGTCGTCGTAGATCCGCGAAAGGGGTTCCTCGTACCAGCGGCACACGGCCTCGAAGCTCGCGGGCCAGGGCGCGCCACGCTGGGCGAGGTTTTCGACAAGCGTCACGAGTTCCTGCCAGCCTTGGGCGGCGCCTTCCGGGACCGGCTGCTCGGCGAGCAGCGCGCAGCCGGCGGGCGCGGCGACGACGTTGTCGAGGACGCGTGCCGCGGTCTTCGGGCCGATGCCGGCGAGGAGCTGCAGCGCACGGAAGCCGGCGACGCGGTCGCGCGGATTCTGCGCCCAGCGCAGCACCGCCAGCACGTCCTTGACGTGTGCGGCTTCGAGGAACTTCAGGCCGCCAAACTTCACGTAGGGGATGTTGCGGCGGGTCAGCTCTACCTCCAGCCGCGCGCTGTGATGCGAGGCGCGGAAAAGCACGGCCTGGGACTTGAGCTTGATGCCCGCTTCGCGCCGCTCCAGCGCCTGCTCGACGATGAAGTTCGCCTGCTCGGCGTCTTCCTTCACCGTCACGAGGCGGGGACGCTGCGAGGAGGTGCGCTCGCTCCACAAGTCCTTGCTGAAGCGTTCCTTCGCGCGGGCGATGACGGCGTTGGCGGCGGCGAGGATGGGTTGCGTCGAACGATAGTTGCGGTCCAGCGTCACTTGGCGCGCGGGCGGCGTGAAGTGGCTGGGAAAGTCGAGGATGTTGCGCACCGTCGCGCCGCGGAAGGCGTAAATCGACTGAGCATCGTCGCCGACGACCGTCAGCCCGCGCCCGTCGGGTTTGAGCGCGTGCAGGATCGACGCCTGCAGACGGTTGGTGTCCTGGTATTCGTCGACGAGGATGTGCGTGAAGCGCTCGCCGAGCTCCTGCGCGAGCGAGGGCTCGGCGACCATCTGCGACCAGTAGAGCAGCAGGTCGTCGTAATCGAGCACCTGCTGCGCCTGCTTGGCCTCGACGTAGCCGAGGAAGAGGCGCTGCAGGTCGGCCTGCCACATCGCGCACCACGGAAAGGACTGCAGCAGCAGCGCGGCCATCTCGGCCTGGGTGTTCACGGCGGCCGAATAGATCGAAAGACAGGTGCCCTTCATCGGGAAGCGCTTGGTCTTCGCCGAAAAGCCGAACTCGTGGCGGACGATGTTCATCAGGTCGGCCGAGTCCTCGCGGTCGTGGATCGTGAAGCCGGGATCGAGCCCGATGCGCCCCGCGTAGTCGCGCAGCAGCTTCGCGCCGACGCTGTGGAAGGTGCCCGCCCAGGGCAGCTCGACCTCCCCCATCCCGGGCCGGCCTGCGGTCGCCTGGCGGACGATGCGCGTGACGCGGCGGATCATCTCGTCGGCCGCGCGCCGCGAGAAGGTCAGCAACAGGATGCGGCTCGGGTCCGCGCCATTGACGATCAGGTGTGCGACGCGGTGCGCGAGCGTGTTGGTCTTGCCCGAGCCGGCACCCGCAATCACCAGCAGCGCGCCGTCCTCCGGCCCTGCGGTGTCGCCGATCCCGAAGCGCACCGCCTCCCGCTGGGCGTCGTTGAGGCGGGACAGGTAATGGCCGGCTTCGGCCTGGTCGGAACTGGACATGGATTAAGAGAAACGGGCTGGGAGGCGCTGCGCGAACGAGCGGGAGGAATCGTATATTTATATACAGTCAACCCGCAGGGAGCAAGCGCTTGTGTCGGGGCAGGCCCGGTGTCGAATGTCACAGAACGTGAAAACTTTGAGAGCCCATCTCCGCTCGGACTATGCATAGTCATTGGTTGGGAGCTGACCATGAACTCATTCAACAGGCAAACGGCGGTACGGATTGCGGTCGTCAGCGCGCTGCTCGCGGCTCTGGCCAGTCCTGTCGCCTGGTTCGTCACGTACAAGCGTGCCGAGGATGGAACGGTATGGCTTGCAATCGACGAGTCACGCCGCCTGCTGCATCATTTCGGCGCTCATGACCTGACCGGCCCGGATGCAGGCGACAACGCCCGCAAGGCGGCGGATGTCCTTGCGGGGGGACTCTTCGACATTGCCGAAATCTACGACCAGGAGGGACTGAAGCTCGCTCACGCAATGACCGAGGAGGGCGAAGCGGTTGAACAACAACTGCCCTCGCACGCTCGCCCCACTTACCTTGCGGGTTTTCACGAGAGCTTCAGACTCGACGACAAGCGTTGGGTATTGCGGGTTTTCGTACCGCTGCGAGGGGCCGTCGACGTGGATCGGATCACTGGATACTTCGAAGGCGTTCGCGTCGTTCCCCCGTGGCTGCGCGAGCAACTGCGTGCCAATGCGTTCAGCGCTGCCCTGATGGTCGGGCTCGCCTCGCTGCTGTGCGGCAGCGCAATTTATCCCGTCGTCGTTCGCCTGTCGACCGAAAACGAGCGCAAGGCCCGCGAAATCCTCGATTCGCACCTCTCGATGATGGAAGCGCTCGGGCGCGCTATCGCGATGCGGGATTCCGATACCGGCGCCCACAATTTTCGGGTTGCCTGGATTGCCGCATGCATCGGCGAACAGCTCGGCCTGCGCGGCAGGGCGATGCAGTCCTTGATCGTCGGCAGCTTTCTGCACGACATCGGCAAGATCAGCATTCCCGATGCGATTCTGCTCAAACCGGGCAAGCTCGCCCCCGAAGAGAGCGAAATCATGCATACGCACGTGGCGCGCGGCGAGGAGATTGTTTCCGGCATCGGATGGCTGGAGGACGCCAACGCGGTTGTCGCGGCCCATCACGAAAAGTGGGACGGTTCGGGTTACCCGCGCAGACTGTCGGGCGACGACATCCCGCTTGCCGCGCGCATATTTGCCGTGGCGGACGTCTTCGATGCGCTCAGTTCCAGACGACCCTACAAAGAGCCGATGAGCTTCGAGACCACGATGTCGATCCTGGAGGCGGACACCGGGAGCCATTTCGACCCGCATGTGATGGCTGCCTTCCGCCCCCTCTCCCGCAAAGTGTTCAACACCCTTGACCAGTGTGACGAGGGGGATGTCCGGCGGCTGCTGGAAGATCGGGTTCGGTTTCATTTCGGCATCTAATGCCAGAAGCGAGAAGAACCGACAGTCCTCCAAAACCTTAACCGGACGGTCAGCGCCCGTCCTCGTTCTCCGCCGGATCATAGGGGATGACGTTTTCCTGTTCGGCCGGATCGTTTCGGGCCACGATCGCACGCGCGGGCATGCTGTCGCTGAGGTTGATCGCCTGGTGCGGCACATCCGGCGGGATGAAAAGGAACTCGCCGGCACTGCTGACGACGCGTTCGGTCAGTCCCGGCCCGTAGCGCGTCTCGACGCTGCCTTCGAGCACGTAGATGCCGGTCTCGTAGCCGCGATGGCTGTGCGCGGCCGCGACGCCACCGGGCGGGATCACGACCATGTGCATCGACAGGCCGCGACTGCCGACCGTCTCCCCGGAAATCCCGACGAAATACGGCAGGCGCTGGCGGGTGACGATTTCGCGGTCGGGGCGCACCGCGACGACGGTCGGTGATGAGGGCGTGTTGTCACTCGGCATGGGAATCTCCTGCCCGACACTGCGGCGGATCGGCCGCGACTCCATCAGCCTAGTTCGCGGACAGCGCCGCGTCGAGATGAGAAAGAAAGCCGGCTCGGTGGATCGCTTGATACTCAATCACCAAGCCGGACAAGACTCCGGCGATCAGAGGAGGAGGGAGAGAGCTCGCTGGCGCCGAAGAGGGAGGAGATGAATCAAGTGACGGACGGCTCAGACGCGTTCGAGCACGAGCGCGAGCCCCTGCCCCACGCCGATGCACAGGCTGACCACCGCGTAGCGGCCGTTGCGACGCTGCAGTTCGCGCGCGGCGGTGAGCACGAGGCGCGCACCGGAGGCGCCGAGCGGATGCCCGAGCGCGATCGCGCCGCCATTGGGATTCACGCGCGGGTCGTCGTACGCGACCTTCATCAGCTTCAGGCAGGCGAGCATCTGCGACGCGAAGGCTTCGTTGATCTCGATGAGGTCGAGGTCGGCGAGCTTGAGCCCGGCGCGTTCGAGCGCCTTGGGAATCGCGAAGGCCGGGCCGACGCCCATGATGCGCGGCTCGACGCCCGCGGCCGCCCCGGCGAGGATGCGCGCGATCGGCTTCACACCGACGCGCTCGCCGACGGCGGCGTTGCCGAGGAGCAGCGCCGCGGCCCCGTCGTTGATGCCCGAGGCGTTGGCGGCGGTGACGACGCCACCGTCGAAGAGCGGCCGCATTTTCGCTAGCGTCTCATAGGTCGTCTCGGGGCGCGGATGTTCGTCCTCGGCGACGACGACGGGCGGGGTCTTGCGGCCGGTCGGGACGCTGATCGGCAGGATCTCGTCTTCGAAGAAACGGGCTTCGCGCGCGGCGGCGTACTTCATCTGCGAGGCGGCGGCGAAGCGGTCGCACTCCTCGCGCGAGATGCCGAACTCGGCCGCGACGTTGTCGCCGGTCTCGGGCATCGTGTCGTTGCCGTATTGCTCGATGACTTGCGGATTCGGGAAACGTGCGCCGATCGTCGAATCGAAGACCTTGAACTCGCGGCTGTAGGGCGACTCGGCCTTGCCGACGACGAAGGGCGCGCGGCTCATGCTCTCGACGCCGCCGGCGAGGTACAGCTCGCCTTCTCCGCAGCTGATCGCGCGGGCGCTGTCGAGCACCGCGGCGAGGCCGCTCGCGCACAGGCGGTTGACGGTCTGGCCCGGCACCGTGGGCGGCAGGCCCGCGGCGAGCAGCGCGTTGCGCGCGACGTTGCGGCTGTCCTCGCCGGCCTGGGAGGTGCAGCCGAGGATCACGTCCTCGATCTGCTCGGCGCGGAAGGGCGAGCGCGCGACGAGTTCGCGCATCACGGTGGCGATGAGGTCGTCGGGACGGACGGCGGCGAGCTTGCCGGCATGGCGGCCGAAGGGCGAGCGCAGGCCATCGTAGATATAGGCGTCGAGCATGGTGTCTCCTCTGTTATGGACGCAGGGTCATTCTTCGGGCGTCAGCAGCGACACGCCGAGGCGGGCGCGGCGGACGAGCCAGGGACTGGGGCGGTAGCGGGGATCGCGATAGAAGTCGTGCATCGCATCGAGGATCGCGAGCACGGTCGACGCGCCCAGGGCGTCACCCATCGCGAGCGGCCCTTTCGGGTAGCCGAGGCCGAGCGTGACGGCACGGTCGATGTCTTCCGGCGTCGCGACCCGCTGCTGAGCGATGTCGCAGCCGATATTGACGATGGTCGCGAGCACGCGCTGCACGACGAAGCCGGGGCTGTCGTTGATCACCGTGACCGGCGTGCCGTCGGCGGCGAAAAGGCCACGGGCGGCGTCCGCGGCGTCGCGGGTGGTGAGCGGCGTGCGCATCAACGTGCGGCGGCCGTCGAGGGCGAGCGGATCGAGCGCGAGCGTGCGTGCGGGGTCCAGCCCTTCGGCGAGTGCCGCGGTCGTGGCATCCTCGCCGAGCGGCAGCACGATGCACAGCGAATCCGCGCCGGGACGCTCGCCGCGGTCGCGCGGTGCGCCGAGCCGGTCGAGTAGCGCCTCCGCACGTTCGGCGGCGGGCTCGTTGCGACGGCTCAGCCAGATCGGCGTCGCCGTCTTCGGTGGTAGAGCCTCCTCGGCCACCGACTCGGCCTTGCCGTCCCGATAGACGTAGAAGCCCCGCCCGCTCTTGCGTCCAAGGAGCCCGGCGGCAAGACGCTGGCGCGTGATCGGCGATGGCCGGAAGCGCGGTTCCTGGTAGTACTGGTCGTAGATCGACTCCA
It encodes:
- a CDS encoding 3-hydroxyacyl-CoA dehydrogenase, with the protein product MTMFDANRNDLLLGVVGTGLMGRGIAQIAVQGGMRVLLHDVRPEAAGEARDAIAQTLATLAGKGKISTDDAHAATARLGIAESLDALADCNVVVEAISENLEAKCGLFQRLEEVVGERCILATNTSSLSVTAIAAACRIPERVAGFHFFSPVPLMKIVEVIDGALSEPSAGDALMALARRMGHTPVRAKDSPGFIVNHAGRGFGTEALRILGEGIAGFADIDRILREAAGFRMGPFELLDLTGLDVSHPVMESIYDQYYQEPRFRPSPITRQRLAAGLLGRKSGRGFYVYRDGKAESVAEEALPPKTATPIWLSRRNEPAAERAEALLDRLGAPRDRGERPGADSLCIVLPLGEDATTAALAEGLDPARTLALDPLALDGRRTLMRTPLTTRDAADAARGLFAADGTPVTVINDSPGFVVQRVLATIVNIGCDIAQQRVATPEDIDRAVTLGLGYPKGPLAMGDALGASTVLAILDAMHDFYRDPRYRPSPWLVRRARLGVSLLTPEE
- a CDS encoding cupin domain-containing protein; this translates as MPSDNTPSSPTVVAVRPDREIVTRQRLPYFVGISGETVGSRGLSMHMVVIPPGGVAAAHSHRGYETGIYVLEGSVETRYGPGLTERVVSSAGEFLFIPPDVPHQAINLSDSMPARAIVARNDPAEQENVIPYDPAENEDGR
- a CDS encoding ATP-dependent helicase, whose translation is MSSSDQAEAGHYLSRLNDAQREAVRFGIGDTAGPEDGALLVIAGAGSGKTNTLAHRVAHLIVNGADPSRILLLTFSRRAADEMIRRVTRIVRQATAGRPGMGEVELPWAGTFHSVGAKLLRDYAGRIGLDPGFTIHDREDSADLMNIVRHEFGFSAKTKRFPMKGTCLSIYSAAVNTQAEMAALLLQSFPWCAMWQADLQRLFLGYVEAKQAQQVLDYDDLLLYWSQMVAEPSLAQELGERFTHILVDEYQDTNRLQASILHALKPDGRGLTVVGDDAQSIYAFRGATVRNILDFPSHFTPPARQVTLDRNYRSTQPILAAANAVIARAKERFSKDLWSERTSSQRPRLVTVKEDAEQANFIVEQALERREAGIKLKSQAVLFRASHHSARLEVELTRRNIPYVKFGGLKFLEAAHVKDVLAVLRWAQNPRDRVAGFRALQLLAGIGPKTAARVLDNVVAAPAGCALLAEQPVPEGAAQGWQELVTLVENLAQRGAPWPASFEAVCRWYEEPLSRIYDDAAIRQGDIDQLARIAATYPGLERFLTELTLDPPDATSDQAGVPLLDEDYLILSTIHSAKGKEWPAVTILNVVDGCLPSDLATGSSEEIEEERRLLYVAMTRAKDHLDLIVPQRFYTSGQSRMGDRHVYGSRSRFIPNSIVSHFESMAWPPPKAGEDGAAAAPVAAVDLAARMRAMWR
- a CDS encoding HD-GYP domain-containing protein; translation: MAGFGLVGTGHGLRETGWEALRERAGGIVYLYTVNPQGASACVGAGPVSNVTERENFESPSPLGLCIVIGWELTMNSFNRQTAVRIAVVSALLAALASPVAWFVTYKRAEDGTVWLAIDESRRLLHHFGAHDLTGPDAGDNARKAADVLAGGLFDIAEIYDQEGLKLAHAMTEEGEAVEQQLPSHARPTYLAGFHESFRLDDKRWVLRVFVPLRGAVDVDRITGYFEGVRVVPPWLREQLRANAFSAALMVGLASLLCGSAIYPVVVRLSTENERKAREILDSHLSMMEALGRAIAMRDSDTGAHNFRVAWIAACIGEQLGLRGRAMQSLIVGSFLHDIGKISIPDAILLKPGKLAPEESEIMHTHVARGEEIVSGIGWLEDANAVVAAHHEKWDGSGYPRRLSGDDIPLAARIFAVADVFDALSSRRPYKEPMSFETTMSILEADTGSHFDPHVMAAFRPLSRKVFNTLDQCDEGDVRRLLEDRVRFHFGI
- a CDS encoding 3-oxoadipyl-CoA thiolase produces the protein MLDAYIYDGLRSPFGRHAGKLAAVRPDDLIATVMRELVARSPFRAEQIEDVILGCTSQAGEDSRNVARNALLAAGLPPTVPGQTVNRLCASGLAAVLDSARAISCGEGELYLAGGVESMSRAPFVVGKAESPYSREFKVFDSTIGARFPNPQVIEQYGNDTMPETGDNVAAEFGISREECDRFAAASQMKYAAAREARFFEDEILPISVPTGRKTPPVVVAEDEHPRPETTYETLAKMRPLFDGGVVTAANASGINDGAAALLLGNAAVGERVGVKPIARILAGAAAGVEPRIMGVGPAFAIPKALERAGLKLADLDLIEINEAFASQMLACLKLMKVAYDDPRVNPNGGAIALGHPLGASGARLVLTAARELQRRNGRYAVVSLCIGVGQGLALVLERV